In the genome of Acidovorax sp. 69, the window TGTGCTGGACGGGCCCCGGCCCCGAGCAATTGCACGACCTGTACCCGCTGCCCTATACCGACGAATCCGCACGGCATGTGATTGCGCAAATCCGCCAAGCGCAAGACCTGCTGGGCCGCAGGCTGGTGCTGGAGAATGTGTCGAGCTACATCCGCTACCGGCACGACAGCGCCAGCGAATGGCAGTTTCTGGCCCACATTGCGCAAGAGGCCGACTGCCTGCTGCTGGTGGATGTGAACAACATCTACGTGAGCAGCGTGAACCACGGCTTTGACCCGCTGACCTACCTGCACGCCCTGCCCGCCCACCGCGTGCAGCAGATCCATCTAGCCGGGCACAGCGACAACGGCGACCACATCATCGACACGCACGACCATCCGGTGGCGCAGCCGGTGTGGGACTTGTACGCCCAGGCCTGCCAGCGCTTTGGCGCCGTGGCCGCGATGATCGAGCGCGACGACCACATCCCCCCGCTGGCCGAGCTGCTCGATGAAATGGCGATGGCGCGGCGCATAGCGGCCGAGCATGTGGAGGTGCCCCAGCCCTCCGCCTCCGCCTCCGCCTCCGCCTCCGCCACTGCCACTGCCACTGCCACTGCCCAAATGACTTTGGCCCCAGCAGTGGACCCCTGGCCGCTGGCAGCGCTGCAGCGCCACTTTGCCGACCGGGTGCTGGCGAACACGCTGCCTCTGCCAACGCCCGACGACCTCATCACAGGTCGCTTGCCCATCTACCACCACGCCTACCGCGCCCGGCTGGCCGAGGTGCTGGCCGACACCTATGCCAAGACTTACCTCTACATGGGCTCAGACACGTTCGATGCCCATGCGCGCGACTATGCCGTGGCCCACCCGCCCTGCACACGCAGCCTGAACCGCTACGGCGAAGGCCTGGTGCACGCACTGCGCACCGCCTACCCCGACAACCCTGAACTGCACGAACTGGCCCAGCTCGATTGGGACCTGCGCACCCGCTTTGATGGGGCGGATGTGCCATCGCTCGACACCCCGAACGCACAGGCGGCCAGCGACTGGACCGCCCGGCGCGAGGTGCTGCACCCCAGCGCCTTGCTGCGCACGGTGACGACCAACGTGGTGAGCCTGTGGAACGCCATCCACACCGACACCGATGTGCCAGAGGCCACCCCCCTGCCCGGCCCCACTGTACTGCTGGTCTGGCGCAAGGGGCACCAACCGCACTTTCAGACACTAGAGGACGCGCAGGCCACCTGGCTAGGCCACCTGCGCGCGGGGGCATCCGTACAAGACGCTTGCGCCGCGTTGCTCGAAGCGGGGCACTGGAGCGGGGACGCCAGTGTCCTCAGCCCATGGCTGGCGCAGTTGCTGAACGACGGCTTGGTGCGTCAGCATGGCCCCCTTGGCGGCACCTAGGCCCTGCACCGCGTCCAGCGCTGCAAATCACTCTGCGGTGAGTTTGCGTTCCTTGATGGTGGCCGCCCACTGGGCCGACTCTTTCTTCATGAACGCCATCAGCTCAGCCCGCGTGGTGGGCTGGGGCGTAAGGCCGTGCTTGTTCAACGCCTCTTTCACGCCCGGGTCGTTCAGCACCTTCACGATTTCGCGGTTCCACTGCTCCAGCAGCGGCGCGGGGGTTTTGCCCGGCGCCACAAAGGCGTACCAGTTGAGTGCTTCAAAGCCGGGGTAACCGGCTTCGGCCACCGTGGGGATGTTGGGCATGTACGAAGGCCGTGTGAGCCCCGTGGTCGCCAGCGGAATCAGCTTGCCCGCCTCGATGTGCGGCAGCGCCGTGGGCGGCGCGGCAAAGTACGAGGTGACGCGCTCACCCAGCAAATCCTGCAGCGCCGGGGCACCACCCTTGTAGGGCACGTGGGTCATGTCGATGCCTGCGCGCTGGTTGAACAACTCGCCTGCCAGATGCGATGCAGAGCCTGCCCCGGTAGAGGCAAAGTCCACACTGCCGGGCTTCTTTTTGGAGAGCTGCACAAACTCGGCCAGCGTCTTCACGCCCGCGCCCTTGTGCACCACCAGCACGTTGGGAAAGTTCACCCCGCCTGAGATCGGGGCCAGGTCTTTGAAGGGGTCATAGGTCAACTTCATCAGGTGCGGCGCAATGGTGAGCGGCCCCACCGAGCCGAACAACAACACGCTGCCGTCAGGCGCCGCATTGGCCACAAACTGGTGAGCGATGTTGCCACCCGCGCCGCCCTTGTTGTCCACCACCACCGACTGGCCGATGTTCTCGCCCAGTTTCTTGGCAATCAGGCGCGCCGCCGCATCGGCCGCGCCGCCCGCCGCAAAGCCCACGACCAGCGTGACGGGCTTTTTGGGCGGAAAGTCTTGCGCCGCAGCGCCAAAGGTCAAGGGAACGGTGGCCAGCGCCAGGGCGCAGTACAGCAGGGTGCGTTTGTTCATCGGGGTCTCCTTCATCGTGGATGGTTTTTTGATGGAGTCGAGGGCTCAGTCGGCGCCCAGGCCAATGGGGTTGGGCTGGCGCTTTTCCACCGCGTGGCGCAGCAGCGATGCGGTGCGGAAAATGCCGTGGGCAAACTTGCCGTAGGGCAGCGTGGCAAACAGCGCCATCACCGCACCCAGGTGCAGGCACAGCAGCAGGGGCAAGGCCGCGCTGCCGCGAGCCGCCCACAGGGCCAGGCCGCTGGTGGCGGTTAGGAACAGCAGCGCAATGAAGGCACGGTCCATGGGCTTTTGTGCCGCATCGCCATGCTGGGGGTGGCGGCGCAGGTTCAGCCGCCACAGGCCTGCGGTGCCAATCGCCAGGCTGATGCCGCCCACGCCGCCCAGCAGCTTCGGAAAACTGGGCAGGTCATAAGGCGCAGGCACGCCCAGCAGGTAGTGGTACAGCGTGGCCACGCTGGTGGCCGCAAAGCACAGCATGAAGCCGTAGAACGTGAGGTGGTGCATGCGCCTGCGCGACAGGGTGTACGCATCGTCCTCGTTGTGGCAACCGTCGCCGTGGCCGCCATCCAGGTATTTGAGGCGCAGTACCGCACCAGTGGCCTCGGCCGTGGCGGGCGTGCTCATCGGCGCGCCGCTGGTGGCGGGCGTCACATCGATCCAGAAGCGGCGCACGCCCAGGCCCAGGGCCAGCACAGCGAACAGGAACATCGGCGCAAACAGGCCCACCAGCAGGTTGTGGGGGAAGATGCCGTAGAAGCCATCCGCTGGCGATTGCCACAGCGCGCTGATGCCCTGGCCATGCAGCCCCACCGCCAGCAGCAAGAACAGCGTGAGCCCCGCCACCAAGGCTAGCACCAGGGTCAAGCCGTTGCGATGGTAGAGCTGGCCCAGCGCAGGGGGCCAGGCGTAGTCGGCATAGGTTTGCCCACGCACCTGGGCCATGGCCTGCGGCAGGTTCACCGCAAACTCGTGCGGCGGCGCGTACTGGCAGGCGTGCAGGCAGGCGCCGCAGTTGTGGCACAGGTTGGCGATGAAGTGGATATCGGCCTTGCCAAACTCCAGCCGCCGCGTCATGGCGGGGAAGACGGCGCAAAAGCCCTCGCAGTAGCGGCAGGCGTTGCAGATCTGCAGCTGGCGGGCCACTTCAGACTCGGGGGCCGACAGCACGATGTCGCCGTTGGCCAGCGCCTTGGCGTCGCGGGTCAGGGCTTCAAGCGTTTGCATGAGTTGCTCCTGTATTTGTAGCTGCTTGCGCTTTATTGATAGGCGCTAGAGGCTGTTTTGACTTCAAAGCGGCTTGAGCGGCACTCGTGCCCGCAATGCGGCCAAACGCGGTGCCAATGCTCATGCCCACCCCCGCGGTGTAGCCCTTGCCCAGCACGTTGCCTGCCATCATTTCGCCCGCCACAAACAGGTTGGGGCTGGGCTGGTCGTTGAAGCGCACGGCGGCCGTGTCGTCGGTGTGCAGGCCCAGGTAGGTGAAAGTGACGCCGGGCTTGAGCGCGTAGCCGTAGAACGGCCCGGTGTCGATGCGGCGGGCCCAGTGGGTTTTGGCAGGCGCCACGCCTTCGGTGTGGCAATCGTCCAGCGCGGTGTGATCGAACGTGCCCACGCGGCAGGCGGTGTTGTAGTCGTTCAGCGTGCGCATGAAGGTCTCCACAGGCAGGCCCAGCTTTTGCGCCAGCTCGGGCAGCGTGTCGGCTTTGACGCCCGGAAACACAGGCGGCATGAAGCGGCCGATGGCCTTGCTGTCGATGATCGAATAACCAATCTGCCCCGGCTGCTGCGCCACCAGGCGGCCCCAGATGGCATAGCGCTTGGGCCAGAAGTCTTCGCCCTCGTCGTAAAAGCGTTCACCCTCGCGGTTGACCACCACGCCCAGCGACACGCAGTCGATGCGCGTGCAGATACCGCCGTCGTACAGCGGCGCGCGCGCATCAATGGCCACCATGTGCGCCTGCGTGGGGTCGCCGATGCGGTCAGCGCCGTGGTCGTCGAGCAGGTGCTTGAGCAACACGCCCTTGTTGTAGGCCGTGCCGCGAATCAAGAAGTTGTCCGCAGGCCACTCGCCGCGCTCGTTCTGGCCCCAGGCCTCGCGCAGCCATTCGCGGTTGGATTCAAACCCGCCTGCGGCCAGCACACAGGCCTTGGCCGTGATGCGCTCGGTCTTTCCGTTCACGGTGCAGTGCGCCGCGATGAAGCGGCCGTTGTCGATTTCAATACGGTCCACCGGCGATTCGTAGCGCACCTGCACGCCCAGCGCCTCGGCGCTGCGGTAGTACGCATTGACCAGCGCCTTGCCCCCGCCCATGAAGAAGGCATTGGTGCGCGCCACATGCAGCGTGCCTGCCAGCGCGGGCTGAAAGTGCACGCCATGGCGGCGCATCCAGTCGCGGCAGGTGCTGGATTCACGGATCACCAGGCGCGCCAGGTGCTCATTGGTCAGCCCGCCGGTCACCTTGAGCAGGTCTTGCCAGAACTCTTCCTCGGGGTAGGCATCGACCAGCACGTCTTGCGGCGCATCGTGCATGCAGCGCAGGTTGCGCGTATGGCCCGAATTGCCACCGCGCCAAGCACGTGGGGCCGATTCAAGCAGCAGCACGCTGGCCCCGGCCTCGCGGGCCATCAGCG includes:
- the tcuB gene encoding tricarballylate utilization 4Fe-4S protein TcuB; the protein is MQTLEALTRDAKALANGDIVLSAPESEVARQLQICNACRYCEGFCAVFPAMTRRLEFGKADIHFIANLCHNCGACLHACQYAPPHEFAVNLPQAMAQVRGQTYADYAWPPALGQLYHRNGLTLVLALVAGLTLFLLLAVGLHGQGISALWQSPADGFYGIFPHNLLVGLFAPMFLFAVLALGLGVRRFWIDVTPATSGAPMSTPATAEATGAVLRLKYLDGGHGDGCHNEDDAYTLSRRRMHHLTFYGFMLCFAATSVATLYHYLLGVPAPYDLPSFPKLLGGVGGISLAIGTAGLWRLNLRRHPQHGDAAQKPMDRAFIALLFLTATSGLALWAARGSAALPLLLCLHLGAVMALFATLPYGKFAHGIFRTASLLRHAVEKRQPNPIGLGAD
- a CDS encoding tripartite tricarboxylate transporter substrate binding protein — its product is MNKRTLLYCALALATVPLTFGAAAQDFPPKKPVTLVVGFAAGGAADAAARLIAKKLGENIGQSVVVDNKGGAGGNIAHQFVANAAPDGSVLLFGSVGPLTIAPHLMKLTYDPFKDLAPISGGVNFPNVLVVHKGAGVKTLAEFVQLSKKKPGSVDFASTGAGSASHLAGELFNQRAGIDMTHVPYKGGAPALQDLLGERVTSYFAAPPTALPHIEAGKLIPLATTGLTRPSYMPNIPTVAEAGYPGFEALNWYAFVAPGKTPAPLLEQWNREIVKVLNDPGVKEALNKHGLTPQPTTRAELMAFMKKESAQWAATIKERKLTAE
- a CDS encoding DUF692 family multinuclear iron-containing protein — its product is MTHNPIATRGTGFGLGLRTQHYADFLARQQPLDWLEIITDNYLIDGGKPLAMLDAIRRDYPVAMHGVAMSIGAAQGVDVAYLQRVKALADRIEPLWVSDHLCWTGPGPEQLHDLYPLPYTDESARHVIAQIRQAQDLLGRRLVLENVSSYIRYRHDSASEWQFLAHIAQEADCLLLVDVNNIYVSSVNHGFDPLTYLHALPAHRVQQIHLAGHSDNGDHIIDTHDHPVAQPVWDLYAQACQRFGAVAAMIERDDHIPPLAELLDEMAMARRIAAEHVEVPQPSASASASASATATATATAQMTLAPAVDPWPLAALQRHFADRVLANTLPLPTPDDLITGRLPIYHHAYRARLAEVLADTYAKTYLYMGSDTFDAHARDYAVAHPPCTRSLNRYGEGLVHALRTAYPDNPELHELAQLDWDLRTRFDGADVPSLDTPNAQAASDWTARREVLHPSALLRTVTTNVVSLWNAIHTDTDVPEATPLPGPTVLLVWRKGHQPHFQTLEDAQATWLGHLRAGASVQDACAALLEAGHWSGDASVLSPWLAQLLNDGLVRQHGPLGGT
- the tcuA gene encoding FAD-dependent tricarballylate dehydrogenase TcuA, producing MHPDVLVIGGGNAALCAALMAREAGASVLLLESAPRAWRGGNSGHTRNLRCMHDAPQDVLVDAYPEEEFWQDLLKVTGGLTNEHLARLVIRESSTCRDWMRRHGVHFQPALAGTLHVARTNAFFMGGGKALVNAYYRSAEALGVQVRYESPVDRIEIDNGRFIAAHCTVNGKTERITAKACVLAAGGFESNREWLREAWGQNERGEWPADNFLIRGTAYNKGVLLKHLLDDHGADRIGDPTQAHMVAIDARAPLYDGGICTRIDCVSLGVVVNREGERFYDEGEDFWPKRYAIWGRLVAQQPGQIGYSIIDSKAIGRFMPPVFPGVKADTLPELAQKLGLPVETFMRTLNDYNTACRVGTFDHTALDDCHTEGVAPAKTHWARRIDTGPFYGYALKPGVTFTYLGLHTDDTAAVRFNDQPSPNLFVAGEMMAGNVLGKGYTAGVGMSIGTAFGRIAGTSAAQAALKSKQPLAPINKAQAATNTGATHANA